ACTCAAAGATGTCCGTTTCGATGAAGAAACTTCTTGGTCCAAGTTTTCCCGCAGTTTTGTCTGGAATCGTTCCTTCCAATACTCTCTCAGTGCAGCTCTTGCAATCCTAGTTCTCGCAGTCACAGTCGGTCGCTTCTCTTCTTCTAACGAAACAAGTTTGGCAGAAAGGTCCGGAACTCTTACAGTAGGCGAAGACCGCGAATTCGTGGATCTTCCTTCTTCTGCAAGAGTCGATGTGGATCTGAATTCACGTCATCTTCTGGAAATTTCCAAAAATCCCCAAGCTTCTAAAACTTTAGGTTCTTTAGAGCAATACTTTATTGAAAAGGGTGATTATAGAACTGCTCAAGAAATCCGCCACGTTTTGGAATCAGCTACCAAATAATTTTAACTAACTCTATAAGTTGCGGTCTTTAGTTCTT
This genomic stretch from Leptospira neocaledonica harbors:
- a CDS encoding LIMLP_12425 family protein, which codes for MEKQTSKQQSTKFGFSTIFQKEDPDHVKLENSLVRAVSELRTEQMKDISLSKDFNLRLENLLKDVRFDEETSWSKFSRSFVWNRSFQYSLSAALAILVLAVTVGRFSSSNETSLAERSGTLTVGEDREFVDLPSSARVDVDLNSRHLLEISKNPQASKTLGSLEQYFIEKGDYRTAQEIRHVLESATK